The Haloferax sp. Atlit-12N genome window below encodes:
- a CDS encoding DUF2062 domain-containing protein, producing the protein MYDRLASIRPRVRSGLERAFAADHSPHEVAASFAFGVFFVAMPTAGTALALFALIAYFVERASRLALVATLVVFNPPVKWAVYGASFWLGSHLLGPVPGASVADVSLSAGLDILLRQLLGNTILAVGLAVVGYAVTLQLARLHHRRQRSAAPARGADARSDDARSDVSS; encoded by the coding sequence GTGTACGACCGTCTCGCGTCGATTCGTCCCCGCGTCCGGTCCGGCCTCGAACGAGCGTTCGCGGCGGACCACAGCCCTCACGAGGTCGCCGCCAGTTTCGCGTTCGGCGTCTTCTTCGTGGCCATGCCGACCGCAGGGACCGCCCTCGCGCTGTTCGCCCTCATCGCCTACTTCGTCGAGCGGGCGAGCCGACTCGCGCTCGTCGCCACGCTCGTCGTCTTCAACCCGCCCGTCAAGTGGGCGGTCTACGGCGCGAGCTTCTGGCTCGGGTCGCACCTGCTCGGCCCGGTTCCGGGCGCGTCGGTCGCCGACGTGTCGCTCAGCGCCGGTCTCGACATCCTCCTCCGACAGCTTCTCGGCAACACGATTCTCGCCGTCGGCCTCGCCGTCGTCGGCTACGCGGTGACGCTCCAACTGGCGCGTCTGCACCACCGACGACAGCGGTCGGCGGCACCCGCTCGCGGCGCGGACGCCCGGAGCGACGACGCCCGGTCCGACGTGTCGTCGTGA
- a CDS encoding CBS domain-containing protein, which yields MRVDEIMTEEVATVGLGSSVADCARTMLREGAGSVVVMADGGPAGIVTESDALRAGVASGKPLAAVPARAVMSSPIKWVRPDSTTRVAAEKMREQRVKKLVVVDGAEMVGIVTATDIAFHLSDVARGVGQMIELKDKWESDRRFR from the coding sequence ATGCGCGTCGACGAAATCATGACCGAGGAGGTGGCGACCGTCGGACTGGGGTCGAGCGTCGCCGACTGCGCGCGAACCATGCTCCGCGAGGGTGCGGGAAGCGTCGTCGTGATGGCCGACGGCGGTCCCGCGGGCATCGTCACCGAGTCGGACGCGCTCCGCGCCGGCGTGGCGAGCGGGAAGCCCCTCGCCGCGGTCCCGGCCCGCGCGGTCATGTCGAGCCCAATCAAGTGGGTCCGACCGGACTCCACCACGCGCGTGGCCGCGGAGAAGATGCGCGAGCAGCGGGTGAAAAAGCTCGTCGTCGTCGACGGCGCGGAGATGGTCGGCATCGTGACCGCGACGGACATCGCTTTCCACCTCTCGGACGTGGCCCGCGGCGTCGGCCAGATGATAGAACTCAAGGACAAGTGGGAGTCGGACCGCCGGTTCCGCTGA
- the trpD gene encoding anthranilate phosphoribosyltransferase: MQDYIERVTGGADLTVEEARDAARAVFEDATEAQIGALLAALRAKGETEAEIAGFAQGMRDAALTIEPDRGPLVDTCGTGGDDYNTINVSTTSALVAAGAGAAVAKHGNYSVSSSSGSADVLEVAGVNVEAEPESVEACIEDNGVGFMLAPVFHPAMKAVIGPRKELGMRTIFNVLGPLTNPAGADAQVLGVYDPDLVPVIAESLSHMPVERALVVHGSGMDEIALHDATTVAEIDGDEITEYTLTPADLGLEQAPIEDVAGGTPQENADDLEGILTGDVTGPKRDLILANAGAAVYVADLADSLEEGVEVARDAIESGAAKAKLDALREA, translated from the coding sequence ATGCAGGATTATATCGAACGTGTGACCGGCGGTGCGGACCTGACTGTCGAGGAGGCGCGCGACGCCGCGCGGGCGGTCTTCGAGGACGCGACCGAGGCGCAAATCGGCGCGCTCCTCGCCGCGCTCCGGGCGAAAGGCGAGACCGAGGCCGAAATCGCGGGCTTCGCGCAGGGGATGCGCGACGCGGCCCTGACCATCGAGCCCGACCGCGGCCCGCTCGTCGACACCTGCGGCACCGGCGGCGACGACTACAACACCATCAACGTCTCGACCACGAGCGCGCTCGTCGCGGCCGGCGCGGGCGCGGCGGTGGCCAAGCACGGCAACTACTCCGTCTCTTCGTCTTCTGGGAGCGCCGACGTGCTGGAGGTCGCCGGCGTGAACGTCGAGGCCGAACCCGAGTCCGTCGAGGCGTGCATCGAGGACAACGGCGTCGGCTTCATGCTCGCGCCCGTGTTCCACCCCGCGATGAAGGCCGTCATCGGCCCGCGGAAGGAACTCGGCATGCGGACCATCTTCAACGTCCTCGGCCCGCTGACGAACCCCGCCGGGGCCGACGCGCAGGTCCTCGGCGTCTACGACCCGGACCTCGTCCCCGTCATCGCCGAGTCGCTGTCGCACATGCCCGTCGAGCGCGCCCTCGTCGTCCACGGCTCCGGCATGGACGAGATCGCGCTCCACGATGCGACCACGGTCGCCGAAATCGACGGCGACGAGATTACGGAGTACACCCTCACGCCCGCTGACCTCGGCCTCGAACAGGCCCCCATCGAGGACGTCGCCGGCGGAACCCCGCAGGAGAACGCCGACGACCTCGAAGGCATCCTCACCGGCGACGTGACCGGGCCGAAGCGCGACCTCATCCTCGCCAACGCCGGCGCGGCGGTCTACGTCGCCGACCTCGCGGACTCGCTGGAGGAAGGCGTCGAAGTCGCCCGCGATGCCATCGAGTCCGGCGCTGCGAAAGCCAAACTCGACGCGCTCCGGGAGGCGTGA
- a CDS encoding methyl-accepting chemotaxis protein has protein sequence MAENLVLEAESRLPDAITESYTRRLVAAMLLVSVVVAGVGVVQYQQTASTIDEDARADLLTEAEREALQVNTWFDERERLVSIVADDPSAGSTLDGRSSATLTAAKEDMPADVAALHFVDTETTTVIGSSEEGAVGTTLFEDGSLPLPASADLSDDSVERTTVYVEDGVAYMGFVAPLPSIEPRAIVLVAEASSLGAALDGNHIDGGFTQLVTTDGRVLYDGGGGQSNVAYPAAEASELDAAFAGETGVSRLAPVEGFVSSPHVVAHVPVSGGVLLLHAPASSVFALSRSVGLQIATLLALSMLGFVAFALIVRGNTALPLVDLASTVSALRDGDLDVELETDRRDEFGQVVRGVDNLRDDLRDQRADARDYSEAMTRAADGDLRVRLPTDSESRDMATVAAAYNEMMDDIERTVGTVKTFGEDVATLADRVADRADDVSAASEEVSASVQQISEGASEQTDSLVAAADEINDLSASIQQIASSADELVRLTEEAEARSLDGQTAATDALDDIDAVRAETEATVNEVHELDDRLAQIEDIVEVITDIAEQTDILALNANIEAARAGEAGEGFAVVSNEVKQLAQETKSSAGDIESLVAEIETQRDAVVSRIERMRAQVEESATSVDEALSSFDGIVERVEETTASVHEISDATGSQADSSQEVLSMTDEIAGISEETAAEAENVSATAQEQSAALVDVNGDVRELSSHVSHLDDLLDAFEVDDGGEVSATVDDVLGDAAAGSGASTDPTQSRAASDSHHERESSPADD, from the coding sequence ACAGACGGCATCCACGATAGACGAGGACGCCCGCGCCGACCTGCTCACCGAGGCCGAGCGCGAGGCCCTGCAGGTGAACACGTGGTTCGACGAGCGCGAACGTCTCGTGAGCATCGTCGCCGACGACCCCTCCGCCGGGAGCACCCTCGACGGGCGGTCCTCGGCGACCCTGACGGCCGCCAAAGAGGACATGCCCGCCGACGTGGCCGCGCTCCACTTCGTCGACACCGAGACGACGACCGTCATCGGGTCGTCCGAGGAGGGCGCGGTCGGGACGACGCTGTTCGAAGACGGGTCGCTTCCGCTCCCCGCGAGCGCCGACCTCTCGGACGACAGCGTCGAGCGAACCACCGTCTACGTCGAAGACGGCGTCGCCTACATGGGCTTCGTCGCGCCGCTCCCGTCTATCGAGCCCCGCGCAATCGTCCTCGTCGCCGAGGCGTCCTCGCTCGGGGCCGCGCTCGACGGGAACCACATCGACGGCGGGTTCACCCAACTCGTCACGACCGACGGCCGCGTCCTCTACGACGGCGGTGGCGGCCAGTCCAACGTCGCCTATCCCGCCGCCGAGGCGTCCGAACTCGACGCCGCCTTCGCCGGCGAGACGGGCGTCAGCCGCCTCGCTCCCGTCGAGGGCTTCGTCTCCTCGCCGCACGTCGTCGCGCACGTCCCCGTCTCCGGCGGCGTGCTCCTCCTGCACGCCCCCGCGAGCAGCGTCTTCGCGCTCTCTCGGAGCGTCGGTCTCCAGATTGCGACGCTACTCGCGCTTTCCATGCTCGGTTTCGTCGCCTTCGCGCTCATCGTCCGCGGGAACACCGCGCTCCCGCTCGTCGACCTCGCGTCGACCGTCTCCGCGCTCCGCGACGGCGACCTCGACGTGGAACTCGAAACCGACCGGCGAGACGAGTTCGGGCAGGTCGTCCGCGGCGTCGACAACCTCCGCGACGACCTCCGCGACCAGCGCGCCGACGCCCGCGACTACAGCGAGGCGATGACCCGCGCGGCCGACGGCGACCTCCGCGTGCGCCTCCCGACCGACTCCGAGAGCCGCGACATGGCGACGGTCGCCGCCGCGTACAACGAGATGATGGACGACATCGAACGGACCGTCGGCACGGTCAAGACCTTCGGCGAGGACGTGGCGACGCTCGCCGACCGCGTGGCCGACCGCGCCGACGACGTGTCCGCCGCGAGCGAGGAGGTGTCCGCGTCGGTCCAGCAGATTTCCGAGGGCGCGAGCGAGCAGACGGACAGCCTCGTCGCCGCCGCCGACGAGATAAACGACCTCTCGGCGTCCATCCAGCAGATTGCCTCGTCGGCCGACGAACTCGTCCGGCTCACGGAGGAGGCCGAGGCCCGCTCGCTCGACGGGCAGACCGCCGCTACCGACGCTCTCGACGACATCGACGCCGTGCGCGCCGAGACAGAGGCGACCGTCAACGAGGTCCACGAACTCGACGACCGCCTCGCTCAAATCGAGGACATCGTCGAGGTCATCACCGACATCGCGGAGCAGACCGACATCCTCGCGCTCAACGCGAACATCGAGGCCGCCCGCGCGGGCGAGGCCGGCGAGGGGTTCGCCGTCGTCTCCAACGAGGTCAAACAGCTCGCACAGGAGACGAAGTCCTCGGCGGGCGACATCGAGTCGCTCGTCGCCGAAATCGAGACCCAGCGCGACGCCGTCGTCTCCCGCATCGAGCGCATGCGAGCGCAGGTCGAAGAGAGCGCCACGTCGGTCGACGAGGCGCTTTCCTCCTTCGACGGCATCGTCGAGCGCGTCGAGGAGACGACCGCGAGCGTCCACGAGATTTCGGACGCCACGGGCAGTCAGGCCGACTCCTCCCAGGAGGTGCTCTCGATGACCGACGAAATCGCGGGCATCTCGGAGGAGACCGCTGCCGAGGCCGAGAACGTCTCCGCGACCGCACAAGAACAGAGCGCCGCACTCGTCGACGTCAACGGAGACGTGCGCGAACTCTCGTCGCACGTGAGCCACCTCGACGACCTCCTCGACGCCTTCGAGGTCGACGACGGAGGGGAGGTCTCGGCGACCGTCGACGACGTGCTCGGCGACGCGGCCGCCGGCTCCGGTGCGAGCACCGACCCGACCCAGTCGCGCGCTGCATCGGACTCCCACCACGAGCGAGAATCCTCGCCCGCGGACGACTAA